The proteins below are encoded in one region of Spirochaetota bacterium:
- a CDS encoding radical SAM protein yields the protein MNKKYCILDCYVDEPACFGVPPFVSPYPRYVYGALIDAGIYDDAICYLTIDQLRTSNYSFSQNYDYVFLIGGAIVPGKYLGFKIGTIREITKIIAINKKQRFAIGGMIAHLVKDFPNTTLVTGDIEQFAYSVACGKDPFTDNYRTYTDLARWAVAGSKCVTFHPLFPNLICEIETYRGCPRKNHCSFCAEGLLQSVAFRDEEDILCEIDALIHNGITRFRIGRQADIIAYKSHLQEFLHGFPRPNPDAVINLFGELKKRTNDGRITMLNIDNANPGTIFYFPAESQAIIECIADTVTCGDTIPLGVESFDPEVIVKNNLKLHKDQVIDVVRLINEAGGKTQSGMYRLLPGINLIHGLIGENANTFKINYESLCQIMEKGLLLKRINIRSLFPFPGTIAAQKHVHNTLIENRYRYYRDKIRSEIDHVMIQKLFPVGTIIKNMQVLLQLHGYSYAKEIRSYAITAKIPLVLPQNSFTDCIVIGHQERSLLCVPYPIAINTLPQKALEAIPGIGKKGASAIIMNRPFKEMNDVKPFLVFVPETIVQAIALGL from the coding sequence ATGAACAAAAAATATTGCATCCTTGATTGTTACGTTGATGAACCAGCGTGTTTTGGTGTGCCACCATTTGTGTCGCCTTACCCGCGTTATGTGTATGGAGCGCTGATAGATGCCGGTATTTATGATGATGCTATTTGTTACCTCACAATTGACCAGCTTCGCACAAGTAATTATTCCTTTTCACAAAACTATGATTACGTCTTTCTTATAGGGGGGGCGATAGTTCCTGGTAAATACCTTGGATTCAAAATAGGAACTATACGTGAAATAACAAAAATCATTGCCATTAACAAAAAGCAGCGATTTGCAATTGGTGGAATGATAGCCCATCTTGTAAAGGATTTTCCTAATACCACACTGGTAACAGGAGACATTGAACAATTTGCATATTCAGTAGCTTGTGGCAAAGATCCTTTTACCGATAACTATCGCACATATACTGACCTAGCGCGATGGGCTGTTGCAGGAAGCAAATGTGTAACCTTTCATCCGCTATTTCCCAACCTTATCTGCGAGATAGAAACATACAGAGGTTGTCCTCGCAAAAATCATTGTTCATTCTGTGCCGAAGGGTTACTGCAATCTGTTGCTTTCAGAGATGAAGAGGATATCTTATGCGAGATAGATGCGCTTATTCATAACGGGATTACCCGGTTTAGAATTGGAAGACAAGCTGACATCATTGCTTATAAATCACATTTGCAGGAATTTTTACATGGCTTCCCACGCCCAAATCCTGATGCCGTTATAAATCTCTTTGGCGAATTAAAAAAACGTACAAATGATGGCCGCATAACGATGCTCAATATTGATAATGCTAATCCTGGCACAATTTTTTATTTCCCCGCAGAATCGCAGGCTATTATCGAGTGCATTGCTGATACCGTAACATGCGGCGACACAATACCGCTAGGGGTGGAATCATTTGACCCTGAAGTTATTGTAAAAAACAATCTTAAATTACACAAAGACCAGGTTATTGATGTTGTACGGCTCATAAATGAAGCTGGTGGAAAAACACAAAGCGGGATGTACCGTCTGTTGCCTGGCATTAATCTTATACATGGGCTTATTGGTGAAAATGCAAACACGTTTAAAATCAACTATGAATCACTGTGCCAAATTATGGAAAAAGGCTTACTACTAAAAAGGATTAATATTCGCAGTTTATTTCCCTTCCCAGGAACTATCGCAGCGCAAAAACATGTCCATAACACTCTTATTGAAAATCGTTATCGTTACTATAGAGATAAAATTCGCAGTGAAATTGACCATGTTATGATTCAAAAATTATTTCCTGTTGGTACAATTATAAAAAACATGCAGGTGCTATTGCAATTACATGGCTATTCATACGCAAAAGAAATACGAAGCTACGCAATAACCGCAAAAATTCCTTTGGTTTTACCTCAAAATTCATTTACCGATTGTATTGTGATTGGCCATCAAGAACGTTCGCTATTATGTGTCCCCTACCCCATAGCAATAAACACATTGCCACAAAAAGCATTAGAAGCAATTCCAGGAATTGGCAAAAAGGGAGCCTCTGCAATTATCATGAATCGCCCATTTAAAGAAATGAATGATGTAAAACCTTTTCTTGTATTTGTTCCTGAAACAATTGTGCAGGCTATCGCACTAGGACTTTAA
- a CDS encoding HDIG domain-containing protein, with protein sequence MNIPDTTTCLKLLQQYHILPNVLQHSLQVQKVACAIVNHLNGSVSINRDLVCAAALLHDITKSRALITGEKHDITGKQLLEELGYPEIADIVGQHVFLDDTSPNSPLTEADIVYYADKRVMHDTIVTVDQRIEDLLKRYGTTPERYARILENKDIILLIENKLKRHLTKPIEDIIHSLQ encoded by the coding sequence ATGAATATTCCTGATACTACAACATGCTTAAAGTTACTGCAGCAATACCACATTTTGCCCAATGTACTGCAACATTCATTGCAGGTGCAAAAAGTTGCATGTGCTATTGTCAATCATCTTAATGGGAGCGTGTCAATTAACCGCGACCTTGTGTGTGCTGCAGCGCTTTTGCATGATATTACAAAATCGCGTGCCCTCATTACTGGCGAAAAGCATGACATCACCGGCAAGCAACTTTTGGAAGAATTAGGGTATCCTGAAATAGCTGATATTGTTGGACAGCATGTGTTCTTAGACGATACCTCACCCAATTCACCCCTCACTGAAGCTGATATAGTATATTATGCTGACAAACGAGTTATGCATGATACAATTGTAACTGTAGACCAGCGTATTGAAGATTTGCTTAAACGCTACGGCACTACACCAGAACGTTATGCCCGGATACTTGAAAACAAGGACATCATATTACTAATAGAAAATAAGTTGAAACGCCATCTTACAAAACCTATTGAAGACATTATCCATTCGTTACAATAA
- a CDS encoding YkvA family protein, which translates to MKNKFTNIFFNFRDSIGALLFALKHPEVTIWSKIIIVVALAYAFSPIDVIPDFIPFIGYIDDAIIVPFLFFLAIKSIPEPIFQQCKLKAHSTFKKSIGFILLGLLLVIIVWAFVGFIIYGIIAAIIRLFHL; encoded by the coding sequence ATGAAAAATAAATTTACAAACATTTTTTTTAACTTCCGCGATTCAATAGGAGCACTATTATTTGCACTCAAGCATCCAGAAGTTACTATATGGTCAAAAATTATAATAGTAGTGGCATTGGCCTATGCCTTTTCACCAATTGATGTTATCCCTGATTTTATTCCTTTTATTGGATATATTGATGATGCAATTATTGTCCCTTTTTTATTTTTCCTGGCAATCAAATCTATCCCTGAACCCATATTTCAACAGTGTAAATTAAAAGCTCATTCCACATTTAAAAAATCAATAGGATTTATTTTACTTGGATTACTACTTGTGATTATTGTATGGGCTTTTGTTGGTTTTATAATCTATGGAATCATTGCTGCTATTATCAGGCTTTTCCATTTATGA
- a CDS encoding HD domain-containing protein yields MITKGLIEKLFQAASIQRWNDHVRPTELTEIDKQAHKMIIAYTIAKFQEEENPGCVNWQLLIEGGIFELLHRVIVTDIKPPIFHKIIKEKGNELNDWVFGQLEDDISCVKGNFNETFKRYFNDSKFAAFEKKILNAAHYLATNWEFQIIYQSNKFLYDIEKTKNEIESQIEHHIDLTGVQKILLHRNISGFINLCGQLRFQQRWAQTPRIPKTSVLGHMLIVALLSYFCSRELGACQKRMYNNFFASLFHDLPEVLTRDIVSPVKRSVKGLEEIIKEYEIIEANNRIFPLIPHTWHNEMRYYIFDEFENKIYYNDTIRKGLSFDELNTQFNDDRFNPLDGQMLKACDDFAAFLEASFSIKYGIKPEGLESAKRNIYQKYRQKHLTIGDMEFIVLFDYFN; encoded by the coding sequence ATGATAACAAAAGGCTTAATTGAAAAACTGTTCCAAGCAGCAAGCATTCAGCGATGGAATGACCACGTGCGTCCAACCGAGTTGACCGAAATAGACAAACAAGCGCATAAGATGATTATTGCATATACTATTGCAAAATTCCAGGAAGAAGAAAATCCTGGATGCGTAAACTGGCAGCTTCTTATTGAGGGAGGCATTTTTGAACTTTTACACCGGGTGATAGTGACTGACATTAAACCGCCAATATTTCATAAAATAATAAAAGAAAAGGGAAATGAACTTAATGACTGGGTGTTTGGACAACTTGAAGATGATATTAGTTGTGTTAAGGGTAATTTTAATGAAACCTTCAAAAGATATTTTAATGATAGTAAATTTGCTGCATTTGAGAAAAAAATACTCAATGCAGCACACTATTTAGCTACAAACTGGGAATTTCAAATTATTTATCAGAGCAACAAATTTTTATACGACATTGAAAAAACTAAAAATGAGATAGAAAGCCAGATAGAACATCACATTGATTTAACTGGTGTTCAGAAAATACTGTTGCATCGCAACATTTCCGGTTTCATTAATCTATGTGGGCAACTACGATTCCAGCAGCGTTGGGCACAAACGCCCCGCATACCCAAAACGTCAGTGCTTGGACACATGCTTATAGTTGCACTGCTTTCGTACTTTTGCTCACGTGAACTTGGTGCATGTCAAAAACGCATGTATAACAATTTTTTTGCATCACTCTTTCATGACCTTCCAGAAGTGCTAACACGTGATATTGTTTCACCAGTCAAACGTTCGGTTAAAGGTCTGGAAGAAATTATAAAAGAATATGAAATCATTGAAGCCAACAACCGCATTTTTCCCCTTATCCCCCACACGTGGCACAACGAAATGCGTTACTACATATTCGATGAATTTGAAAATAAGATATACTACAATGATACAATCAGAAAGGGATTATCCTTTGATGAGTTAAACACACAGTTTAATGATGACAGATTCAATCCACTTGACGGGCAAATGTTGAAAGCCTGTGATGATTTTGCCGCTTTTCTTGAAGCTTCATTTTCAATCAAATACGGGATTAAACCTGAAGGACTGGAATCAGCAAAACGTAATATCTATCAAAAATACCGTCAGAAGCATCTTACCATTGGTGACATGGAGTTTATTGTTCTGTTTGATTATTTTAATTAA
- a CDS encoding hydrogenase maturation protease — protein MSKCCQKLILGIGNRLRSDDAAGSIIAEKCKSMGLPSIDAEYMPQNYIAIVRRYNPQKIVIIDTCDMALSSGEFRRIPINKISNEVITTHSMPMVDILHKLQEITPEITFIGIQPHNIDVGDTVSIPVQEAIEKVIDCIIQGLEESIPLV, from the coding sequence ATGTCTAAGTGTTGCCAAAAACTAATCCTTGGAATAGGAAACCGCCTGCGAAGCGATGATGCCGCAGGAAGCATTATTGCTGAAAAATGTAAGTCAATGGGACTACCCAGCATTGATGCAGAGTACATGCCACAGAATTATATTGCAATAGTTAGGCGATATAATCCGCAAAAAATTGTTATTATTGATACTTGTGATATGGCTCTTAGTTCTGGGGAGTTTAGGAGAATACCTATAAATAAGATTAGCAATGAAGTTATCACTACTCACAGTATGCCTATGGTGGATATATTACACAAATTACAGGAGATTACACCAGAAATTACCTTTATTGGAATACAACCCCACAATATTGATGTGGGTGACACTGTAAGCATTCCAGTCCAGGAGGCAATTGAAAAGGTTATTGATTGTATCATCCAGGGTTTAGAAGAATCAATTCCTTTGGTTTAA